The Haloprofundus salinisoli genome includes a region encoding these proteins:
- a CDS encoding orc1/cdc6 family replication initiation protein yields the protein MGMFERDRLVFADAEPLDDSYEPEDIRERDKELAKYQRALQPIIDNRPTSNIFLYGKTGTGKTVATKFMLSHLERDAEKYDDIDLSTVWVGCENLSSSYQVAVSLVNELRLEKGKDRISTTGYSQQRIFDILYEELDSFGDTVVIVLDEIDNIGDSDDILYGLPRARSNGYVETVQPVIVGISNDFQFRDSLSPKVKDTLAEKEILFPPYDANQLRSILEPRAEKAFHDGVLESDVVPLCAALSAQDTGSARQAIRLLREAGELAQAGDVATVTDDHVRGAQDELEKNQLYEGMQELTTQGHVVLCALAYHEAHDEVPVRSRDLYEQYVTICNQLDADSVSGRRVRDHLSDLNMLGLINVYERNEGLSAGRYHEYELNVPLDAVLNVLLSISRFEEIAESIESDASKNDVLQSDISDY from the coding sequence ATGGGGATGTTCGAGCGGGACCGACTCGTGTTCGCCGACGCCGAACCGTTGGACGACTCGTACGAGCCGGAAGATATCCGCGAACGAGATAAAGAACTCGCAAAGTACCAACGAGCGTTACAACCGATCATCGACAACCGTCCGACCTCGAACATCTTTCTGTACGGGAAGACGGGAACTGGAAAGACGGTTGCGACGAAGTTCATGCTCTCGCATCTTGAGCGCGACGCCGAGAAGTACGATGACATCGACCTCTCGACGGTCTGGGTCGGCTGTGAGAACCTCTCCTCGTCGTATCAAGTTGCAGTCTCGCTAGTCAACGAACTCCGACTCGAAAAAGGGAAAGACCGTATCAGTACGACCGGGTACTCCCAACAGCGCATCTTCGACATCCTCTACGAAGAACTCGACTCGTTCGGCGATACCGTCGTCATCGTCCTCGACGAGATCGACAACATCGGCGACTCCGACGACATCCTCTACGGGCTTCCACGCGCGCGTTCGAACGGTTACGTCGAGACCGTCCAACCCGTCATCGTCGGCATCAGCAACGACTTTCAGTTCAGAGATAGCCTCTCTCCGAAAGTCAAGGACACGCTGGCCGAAAAAGAGATCCTCTTTCCACCGTACGACGCAAACCAACTTCGATCGATCCTCGAACCCCGGGCGGAAAAAGCGTTCCACGACGGTGTGCTCGAAAGCGACGTCGTACCGTTGTGCGCTGCACTTTCGGCTCAAGACACCGGGTCTGCTCGACAGGCGATTCGGCTGCTTCGAGAGGCTGGAGAACTCGCTCAGGCGGGAGATGTCGCCACTGTGACCGACGACCACGTCCGTGGTGCACAGGACGAACTCGAAAAGAACCAACTTTACGAAGGAATGCAGGAACTCACGACGCAGGGACACGTCGTTCTCTGCGCGCTCGCGTACCACGAGGCACACGACGAAGTCCCGGTTCGTTCCCGCGACCTCTACGAGCAGTACGTCACCATCTGTAACCAACTTGACGCGGACAGCGTGAGCGGCCGGCGGGTCCGTGACCACCTGTCCGATCTGAACATGCTCGGACTGATCAACGTCTACGAGCGAAACGAGGGGCTCTCGGCCGGGCGGTATCACGAGTACGAACTCAACGTCCCGCTGGATGCGGTGCTCAACGTACTCCTCTCTATCTCTCGATTCGAAGAGATCGCCGAGTCGATCGAATCGGATGCCAGTAAAAACGACGTACTCCAGTCCGATATCTCCGATTACTGA
- the katG gene encoding catalase/peroxidase HPI: protein MTRSNQDWWPNQLNLNILDQNARQAGPMGEEFDYAEEFQKLDLDEVKADIEEVMTTSQDWWPADYGHYGPLFIRMAWHSAGTYRTTDGRGGASGGTQRFAPLNSWPDNANLDKARRLLGPVKQKYGRKLSWADLIVLAGNVALESMGFETFGFAGGREDAFEPDEAVDWGPEDEWEASERFDDEGGLEGTLAATVMGLIYVNPEGPDGQPDPMGSAENIRESFGKMAMNDEETAALIAGGHTFGKVHGADSPDDHVGPEPEAAPIDQQGLGWESSHGSGKGSDAITSGIEGPWNATPTQWDMSYIGNLLDHEWEPQKGPGGAWQWTTKDDTLDGVAPGAEDPSEKEDVMMLTTDIALKRDPDYREIIERFQENPREFQEAFAKAWYKLIHRDMGPPTRLLGPEVPDEEMLWQDPVPEADYELIGDEEIAELKEEILASELSVSQLVKTAWASASTYRDSDKRGGANGARIRLEPQKSWEVNEPEQLKTVLGTLEEIREEFNSSRSDETRVSLADLIVLGGSAAVEKAAKDAGYDVEVPFEPGRTDASQEQTDVESFEALEPKADGFRNYLGDGHDLSAEELLVDRADLLDLSAAEMTVLVGGMRALNANFKGSELGVFTDEPETLNNDFFVNLLDMSYEWEAASDSEDKDIMGWEAPSDAHDIYELRDRETGDVEWAGTRVDLIFGSNARLRAIADVYASDDAEEKFVRDFVDTWDKVMSLDRFDLE from the coding sequence ATGACTAGGTCCAACCAAGACTGGTGGCCGAATCAGCTGAACCTGAACATCCTCGACCAGAACGCTCGTCAAGCCGGTCCGATGGGCGAGGAGTTCGACTACGCTGAGGAGTTCCAGAAACTTGACCTCGACGAGGTGAAGGCGGACATTGAAGAAGTGATGACGACGTCGCAGGATTGGTGGCCGGCTGACTACGGCCACTACGGACCGCTCTTCATCCGGATGGCGTGGCACAGCGCCGGTACGTACCGCACTACCGACGGCCGCGGTGGCGCGTCCGGCGGTACCCAACGCTTTGCCCCCCTCAACAGTTGGCCCGATAACGCGAACCTCGACAAAGCGCGTCGACTGCTCGGACCGGTCAAGCAGAAGTACGGCCGCAAACTCTCGTGGGCCGACCTGATAGTTCTGGCCGGAAACGTCGCCCTAGAGTCGATGGGATTCGAGACGTTCGGCTTCGCCGGCGGGCGTGAAGACGCCTTCGAGCCCGACGAGGCCGTCGACTGGGGGCCCGAAGACGAGTGGGAAGCGTCCGAGCGCTTCGACGACGAGGGGGGACTCGAGGGGACGCTCGCCGCCACCGTGATGGGCCTCATCTACGTGAATCCGGAAGGGCCGGACGGTCAGCCGGATCCGATGGGATCGGCCGAGAACATCCGAGAGTCGTTCGGCAAGATGGCGATGAACGACGAGGAGACGGCCGCGCTCATCGCCGGCGGACACACGTTCGGGAAGGTCCACGGTGCCGACAGCCCCGACGACCACGTCGGCCCCGAACCCGAGGCGGCCCCCATCGACCAGCAGGGCCTCGGCTGGGAGAGCAGCCACGGCTCCGGCAAGGGGAGCGACGCGATCACCAGCGGGATAGAGGGTCCGTGGAACGCCACGCCGACGCAGTGGGACATGAGCTACATCGGCAACCTGCTCGACCACGAGTGGGAGCCGCAGAAAGGTCCCGGCGGTGCGTGGCAGTGGACCACGAAGGACGACACGCTCGATGGCGTCGCACCGGGCGCCGAGGATCCGTCGGAGAAGGAAGACGTGATGATGTTGACGACGGACATCGCGCTGAAGCGGGATCCGGACTACCGGGAGATCATCGAGCGCTTCCAGGAGAACCCCCGCGAGTTCCAGGAGGCCTTCGCGAAGGCGTGGTACAAGCTGATCCACCGTGACATGGGCCCGCCGACTCGACTCCTCGGTCCGGAGGTCCCGGACGAGGAGATGCTCTGGCAGGACCCCGTCCCCGAAGCCGACTACGAACTGATCGGGGACGAGGAGATAGCCGAACTCAAAGAGGAGATTCTCGCTTCGGAGCTGTCCGTCTCCCAGCTCGTCAAGACCGCCTGGGCGTCGGCGTCGACGTACCGCGACAGCGACAAGCGCGGTGGCGCGAACGGAGCCCGCATCCGCCTCGAACCGCAGAAGAGCTGGGAAGTAAACGAACCCGAGCAGTTGAAGACGGTGCTCGGGACCCTCGAAGAGATTCGGGAGGAGTTCAACAGTTCGCGGTCCGACGAGACGAGAGTCTCGCTGGCCGACCTGATCGTTCTGGGCGGCTCTGCGGCCGTCGAGAAGGCCGCAAAGGACGCCGGCTACGACGTAGAGGTTCCGTTCGAGCCGGGACGCACAGACGCCTCGCAGGAACAGACCGACGTTGAGTCGTTCGAGGCGCTCGAACCGAAAGCCGACGGGTTCCGTAACTACCTCGGGGACGGACACGACCTGTCGGCCGAGGAGTTGCTGGTGGACAGGGCCGACCTGCTGGACCTATCGGCCGCCGAGATGACGGTTCTGGTCGGCGGCATGCGCGCGCTGAACGCGAACTTCAAGGGCTCCGAACTCGGCGTCTTCACCGACGAACCGGAGACGTTGAACAACGACTTCTTCGTGAACCTGCTCGACATGAGTTACGAGTGGGAAGCGGCCTCGGATTCCGAAGACAAAGACATCATGGGGTGGGAGGCGCCCTCGGACGCCCACGACATCTACGAGTTGCGCGACCGCGAGACGGGTGACGTCGAGTGGGCGGGTACCCGCGTGGATCTCATCTTCGGGTCGAACGCCCGGCTTCGAGCCATCGCGGATGTCTACGCCTCCGACGACGCAGAGGAGAAATTCGTCCGTGACTTCGTAGACACGTGGGACAAAGTGATGAGCCTCGACCGCTTCGACCTGGAGTGA
- a CDS encoding ferritin-like domain-containing protein — translation MTTDSIDELFVEGLQELYYTEQQLVDALETLADQTNDEAASQAFTEHRDETMEHVERLEQVFEQIGEEPQEKEEQVVKALIDEHEQFAQENEGEVLDRYNMEVGQKTEHYEIASYGSITSLAEKTGHDEAADILAETLREEEQALEEVTQATEQFDQQEIAGD, via the coding sequence ATGACTACCGACTCGATAGACGAACTCTTCGTCGAAGGACTCCAGGAACTGTACTACACGGAACAACAACTCGTCGATGCGCTCGAGACCCTCGCCGACCAGACGAACGACGAGGCCGCCAGCCAAGCGTTCACGGAACATCGCGACGAGACGATGGAGCACGTAGAACGGCTGGAACAGGTGTTCGAGCAGATAGGCGAAGAACCGCAGGAGAAAGAAGAGCAGGTTGTGAAGGCGCTGATAGACGAACACGAACAGTTTGCACAGGAGAACGAGGGAGAGGTGCTCGACCGATACAACATGGAAGTCGGACAGAAGACAGAGCACTACGAGATCGCCTCGTACGGGAGTATCACCTCGCTGGCAGAGAAGACCGGTCACGACGAAGCAGCCGATATCTTAGCCGAGACGCTCCGAGAAGAAGAGCAGGCGCTCGAAGAGGTCACGCAGGCGACCGAGCAGTTCGACCAACAGGAGATAGCAGGCGACTGA
- a CDS encoding helix-turn-helix domain-containing protein, whose translation MSVLLEFTIRSDQFKLGHVLSGSGDMRFELERIVPTGGHTMPFVWVSTERDPNEDLPRFEANMRESDSVQELLALDRVDDGGLYRIEWEGQPEGLIKGLAEAEATVLEAFGDRNWTFRVRFMDHERLTNFHNYLTDHDISVHIIRTYTFTEEGARRRDFGLTNEQREALVLALQRGYFDTPSEVTLDELAEELGITKQAISDRIRRGNEKMLRPLLLSSAAR comes from the coding sequence ATGAGCGTTCTCTTGGAGTTCACCATCCGTTCTGACCAATTCAAACTCGGCCATGTGCTCTCGGGATCGGGTGACATGCGCTTCGAACTCGAACGCATCGTCCCGACGGGAGGTCACACCATGCCGTTCGTCTGGGTCTCTACAGAGAGGGACCCGAACGAAGACCTCCCACGATTCGAAGCGAACATGAGAGAGAGTGATTCGGTTCAGGAACTGCTCGCTCTCGACCGGGTAGACGACGGGGGGCTCTATCGAATCGAGTGGGAGGGTCAACCGGAGGGACTCATCAAGGGCCTGGCGGAGGCGGAGGCGACGGTCCTTGAGGCCTTCGGCGACCGAAATTGGACGTTCCGCGTTCGGTTCATGGACCACGAGAGACTGACTAACTTCCACAATTACCTGACCGATCACGATATCTCGGTCCATATCATTCGGACGTACACCTTCACGGAAGAGGGGGCTCGCCGCCGGGATTTCGGTCTAACGAATGAACAGCGCGAGGCGTTAGTGCTCGCCCTTCAACGGGGCTACTTCGACACTCCCAGCGAGGTGACCCTCGACGAGCTGGCGGAGGAACTCGGAATTACGAAACAGGCAATCTCGGACCGCATCCGTCGCGGTAACGAGAAGATGTTACGACCGCTGCTGCTCTCCTCGGCAGCCCGCTAA
- a CDS encoding DUF7344 domain-containing protein has translation MVDEESAGSSGENPPTDALYTILASETRRQVLRYFQVSEDTNATLTELADFLVTQDSGVDDLEKAKITLHHLDLPKLARYGAVDYDPRSNAVSYLGQPRLEEFLFNHQIEWSQRAMELVTCLSCGEFVIARKEEDSLAPLKDECPNCDEKKFKDTSSGKVIQTD, from the coding sequence ATGGTAGACGAAGAATCTGCAGGCAGTAGTGGAGAGAACCCGCCCACTGATGCGCTGTATACTATACTCGCAAGTGAAACTCGGCGGCAAGTCCTTCGCTACTTTCAGGTGAGCGAAGACACCAACGCTACACTCACCGAACTCGCGGATTTCCTCGTCACCCAGGATAGTGGGGTCGATGATCTGGAGAAAGCAAAAATTACCCTTCACCATCTGGACTTGCCGAAACTCGCTCGATATGGGGCGGTCGATTACGACCCTCGGTCCAATGCGGTCAGCTATCTGGGACAACCCCGCCTCGAAGAATTTCTCTTCAACCATCAAATTGAATGGAGCCAACGGGCTATGGAACTAGTGACCTGTCTCTCCTGTGGTGAGTTCGTGATAGCAAGAAAAGAAGAGGACTCGCTTGCACCCCTCAAGGACGAATGCCCAAACTGTGACGAGAAGAAGTTCAAGGACACTAGTAGTGGGAAAGTCATACAGACAGACTGA
- the gdhB gene encoding glutamate dehydrogenase GdhB, with protein sequence MASTSDSSHDRSSDVPIEPTESESALETARRQLYHAASHLDIDPNIVERLKYPKKVHEVTIPIERDDGTVEVFTGYRAQHDSVRGPFKGGLRYHPDVTKDECVGLGMWMTWKCAVMDLPFGGAKGGITVNPKELSTGEKERLTRRFAQELRDIIGPNQDIPAPDMGTDPQTMTWLMDAYSMQEGETTPGVVTGKPPVIGGSHGREEAPGRSVAIIAQLVCEYYDRPLEETTVAVQGYGSVGANAARLLDDWGATVVAISDVNGAMYDPSGIDTATVPSHDEEPEAVTEYADTVISNDELLTLDVDMLIPAALGNVLTKENAEAIAAEFVVEGANGPTTSTADSILAERDIVVIPDILANAGGVTVSYFEWLQDINRRAWPLERVNDELEAEMRSAWCAVQTEYERRDVTWRDAAYIVALSRIAEAHEARGLWP encoded by the coding sequence ATGGCATCGACATCCGACAGTAGCCACGACAGGTCCAGTGACGTTCCGATAGAACCGACCGAATCGGAATCAGCGCTCGAAACGGCTCGGCGACAGCTGTATCACGCCGCCAGTCACCTGGATATCGACCCGAACATCGTCGAACGGCTCAAGTATCCGAAGAAAGTCCACGAGGTGACGATTCCCATCGAACGAGACGACGGAACGGTCGAAGTGTTCACTGGCTATCGAGCCCAACACGACAGCGTCAGAGGGCCGTTCAAAGGCGGCCTGCGCTACCACCCCGACGTGACCAAAGACGAGTGTGTGGGCCTCGGAATGTGGATGACGTGGAAATGTGCGGTGATGGATCTCCCGTTCGGGGGTGCCAAGGGGGGAATCACCGTCAACCCGAAGGAACTGAGTACCGGGGAAAAAGAGCGCTTGACCCGTCGATTTGCACAGGAGCTCCGTGATATTATCGGCCCGAACCAGGACATTCCCGCGCCAGACATGGGGACTGATCCGCAGACGATGACGTGGTTGATGGACGCCTATTCGATGCAGGAGGGCGAGACGACGCCCGGTGTCGTCACCGGGAAACCACCGGTCATCGGCGGCAGCCACGGCCGTGAAGAAGCACCCGGGCGAAGTGTTGCGATCATCGCGCAACTGGTTTGTGAGTACTACGACCGACCGCTCGAAGAGACGACGGTTGCAGTCCAAGGCTACGGCAGTGTCGGTGCAAACGCGGCCCGACTACTCGACGACTGGGGGGCGACGGTCGTCGCTATCAGCGACGTGAACGGGGCCATGTACGACCCATCGGGAATCGATACAGCCACCGTACCGTCGCACGACGAGGAACCAGAGGCCGTCACCGAATACGCAGACACCGTCATCTCAAACGACGAACTGCTCACGCTCGACGTCGACATGCTCATTCCGGCAGCGCTGGGGAACGTGCTCACGAAAGAGAATGCGGAGGCGATCGCTGCAGAGTTCGTCGTCGAAGGGGCGAACGGCCCGACGACGTCCACGGCCGATTCGATTCTCGCCGAACGCGACATCGTGGTGATTCCCGACATTCTCGCCAACGCTGGCGGCGTCACGGTGAGCTACTTCGAGTGGCTCCAGGACATCAACAGACGGGCGTGGCCGCTCGAACGGGTGAACGACGAACTCGAAGCGGAGATGCGGTCGGCCTGGTGCGCCGTCCAAACCGAATACGAACGCCGAGACGTCACTTGGCGCGACGCGGCCTACATCGTTGCGCTCTCTCGCATCGCCGAAGCGCACGAAGCGCGCGGGCTCTGGCCGTAG
- a CDS encoding rubrerythrin-like domain-containing protein produces MRDVETQPGQESSYECFECGNITVAEVNPVTCPDCSGSMRNRQMPVE; encoded by the coding sequence ATGAGAGATGTCGAAACCCAACCCGGTCAGGAAAGTTCGTACGAATGCTTCGAGTGTGGTAACATCACAGTCGCGGAAGTCAACCCCGTCACGTGTCCCGATTGCAGCGGTTCGATGCGGAATCGGCAGATGCCAGTCGAGTAA
- a CDS encoding bacterio-opsin activator domain-containing protein has product MSLSPTIVDSSTILLAGTSEWIARFAEVLETRTKATVRRAQTKGEAFDVFRSQVIDCLVSEYTLEEATGLELLSEIRAETATLPVILGTACGSEALASEAIGAGVTDYVAQTESTERMVEELLDRADQAIRSARHAATHRERARQFDAIFDDSRTATWVLDPDGSLTRANQTAREMVDEDVETIVGEPFWTLPWWSQSAETETEVRQIVEKALDGAFGNVVVPQPSHIENPRVIDLSVRPVEDECGNLASIVVEGVDITDRVDLEQNLRQSEELHRVTLNNMTDTVLMTDESGEYTYVCPNVHFIFGYTAAEIRELGAIDELLGENLFDRDELAEHGVLKNIECTATDKAGREHTLLVNVREVSIQDGTLLFSCRDITKRKQREEALATLHQTAREFLYVETHQEIAQHVVKNTPGVLDLDASAVYLFDADTNDLRPVAHSTAMRTVNGPLPPVHADGETLPSFSFVEDEVLFFDDVHEADRLENRATDLRSAAYIPLGNHGVFVAGSNQVGVFDDVTRELADLLAVTAEAALDRVTRESRLREQDRTLQEQNEELTALNRINETIREIDQALVQAETRAEIDHTVCERLTADNRLRFAWIGSVDPTTETIEPRAWAGTERGYLDSQSFTVAAEDTEPAGRTAATGDVTLVTNVAASLRDEPWRKDALSRDYLSVLSIPLVYNDLMHGVLTVYAPTQDAFDDTSKAVLGELGETIASALSAIERKNALLTTSMTRVEFAVDDPSFVLSRLAREAECTLSYQGGVQQSSEGSYVFVTVGDPSMEAVADAASKLVAIDDVQQISADAEGGVLRLRLTQPFLALELADHGAIFRKATTDPSQTTLVVDIPDSIDVRTITQLVRETFSAVELRSKQTLDQSIERDFYSKFLEKLTERQLEVIQTAYYSGFFESPRESTGEEVAETLGISPPAFSKHARTVQRKLFATLFEGSDLSAATSVEKVK; this is encoded by the coding sequence ATGTCTCTCTCACCGACTATCGTCGATTCATCGACGATCCTGCTCGCCGGGACGAGCGAGTGGATCGCGCGATTCGCCGAGGTACTCGAAACACGGACCAAGGCGACTGTGCGGCGGGCACAGACTAAAGGAGAGGCGTTCGACGTCTTCCGAAGTCAGGTTATCGACTGCCTCGTCAGCGAGTACACTCTCGAGGAGGCGACTGGGCTCGAATTACTGAGCGAAATCCGCGCCGAAACCGCCACACTCCCCGTAATACTCGGAACGGCTTGCGGAAGTGAAGCCCTCGCCAGTGAGGCTATCGGAGCCGGGGTGACCGATTACGTCGCCCAGACGGAATCGACCGAACGGATGGTGGAAGAGCTTCTGGACCGCGCCGATCAAGCGATTCGATCCGCACGACATGCGGCGACCCATCGAGAGCGCGCCAGGCAGTTCGATGCAATCTTCGACGATTCGCGGACCGCGACGTGGGTGCTCGATCCAGACGGGTCGCTCACCCGAGCGAACCAGACGGCACGCGAGATGGTCGACGAAGACGTCGAAACCATCGTTGGCGAACCGTTCTGGACGCTCCCGTGGTGGTCACAGTCGGCCGAAACGGAGACAGAAGTGCGACAGATCGTCGAGAAGGCGCTCGATGGGGCGTTCGGTAACGTTGTCGTTCCACAGCCGTCACACATCGAGAACCCGCGCGTCATCGACCTCTCGGTACGTCCGGTCGAGGACGAATGTGGTAATCTCGCCTCGATCGTCGTCGAGGGCGTCGATATCACAGATCGGGTCGATCTCGAACAGAATCTCCGTCAATCCGAGGAACTCCACCGCGTCACACTCAACAACATGACCGATACCGTGCTCATGACGGACGAAAGCGGCGAGTACACCTACGTCTGCCCTAACGTCCACTTCATCTTCGGTTACACGGCCGCGGAGATCCGCGAACTGGGGGCTATCGACGAACTTCTCGGCGAGAATCTCTTCGACCGCGACGAGCTCGCAGAGCATGGCGTCCTAAAGAACATCGAGTGCACGGCGACTGACAAAGCGGGACGCGAACACACGCTTCTGGTCAACGTCCGCGAAGTCTCGATTCAGGACGGAACGCTCCTCTTTAGCTGTCGAGATATCACGAAACGCAAGCAACGTGAGGAAGCGTTGGCGACACTCCACCAGACCGCTCGAGAGTTCCTGTACGTCGAAACCCATCAAGAGATCGCTCAGCACGTCGTCAAGAACACGCCCGGCGTCCTCGATCTCGACGCAAGTGCGGTCTATCTATTCGACGCCGATACCAACGATCTTCGGCCCGTGGCGCATTCGACGGCGATGCGGACGGTGAACGGCCCACTTCCGCCCGTTCACGCCGACGGCGAGACGCTGCCCAGTTTCAGTTTCGTCGAGGACGAGGTGCTGTTTTTCGACGACGTCCACGAGGCGGACCGACTCGAAAACAGGGCGACCGATCTCCGAAGTGCGGCCTACATCCCGCTCGGCAATCACGGGGTGTTCGTCGCCGGTTCGAACCAGGTCGGCGTCTTCGACGACGTGACGCGGGAACTGGCCGATCTCCTCGCGGTAACGGCCGAGGCCGCGCTCGACCGCGTCACCCGAGAGTCACGACTGCGCGAGCAGGACCGGACGCTTCAGGAGCAAAACGAAGAACTGACAGCCCTCAATCGCATCAACGAAACGATTCGGGAGATCGATCAGGCGCTCGTCCAGGCAGAAACGCGAGCGGAGATCGATCATACCGTCTGTGAACGGTTGACCGCTGACAACCGGCTTCGGTTCGCCTGGATCGGGTCGGTCGACCCGACGACTGAGACTATCGAACCACGAGCCTGGGCAGGCACGGAACGCGGGTATCTGGACAGCCAGTCGTTCACCGTCGCCGCGGAAGATACCGAACCGGCCGGACGGACCGCGGCCACCGGCGACGTGACGCTGGTGACTAACGTCGCGGCCAGTCTCCGAGACGAACCGTGGCGGAAGGACGCTCTCTCCCGTGACTATCTCTCCGTACTGAGCATCCCACTCGTGTACAACGACCTCATGCACGGTGTGCTAACGGTTTACGCGCCAACTCAGGACGCGTTCGACGACACCTCGAAAGCCGTTCTGGGCGAGCTCGGTGAAACCATCGCCTCCGCGCTCAGCGCCATCGAACGGAAGAACGCGTTGCTCACGACGTCGATGACGCGTGTGGAGTTCGCCGTCGATGACCCCTCGTTCGTCCTCTCACGGCTCGCCCGGGAGGCGGAGTGTACGCTCTCGTATCAAGGTGGTGTCCAGCAGTCCTCGGAGGGAAGTTACGTGTTCGTCACCGTCGGAGACCCATCCATGGAGGCTGTTGCCGACGCGGCATCGAAGCTGGTCGCAATCGACGATGTGCAACAGATTAGCGCCGACGCTGAGGGCGGCGTCCTCCGGCTGCGGCTCACACAGCCGTTCCTCGCCTTAGAGTTAGCTGACCACGGTGCAATCTTCAGGAAGGCGACTACCGACCCGAGTCAGACCACGCTCGTCGTCGATATTCCGGACAGCATCGACGTTCGAACCATCACGCAACTCGTCCGTGAGACGTTCTCGGCCGTCGAACTCCGGTCTAAGCAGACGCTCGACCAGTCGATAGAGCGCGATTTCTACTCGAAGTTCCTCGAGAAGCTGACGGAACGGCAGCTCGAAGTGATACAGACGGCGTACTACAGCGGCTTCTTCGAGTCACCGCGCGAGAGTACGGGCGAAGAGGTCGCAGAGACGCTCGGAATCAGTCCACCCGCGTTCTCTAAACACGCCCGGACTGTCCAACGCAAACTGTTTGCCACACTGTTCGAGGGGAGCGACCTCTCGGCCGCGACGTCAGTTGAAAAGGTTAAATAA
- a CDS encoding VOC family protein — protein MTTQTNSDVLPQGTRIGRTALRVSDLEELTEFYQDVVGLSVQHRSDTSSILGVDETPLLILEEDTDAPTRQRTGAGLYHNAFRVPSREALGDALVRVRDHWQLGGASDHLVSEALYLTDPEGNGVEIYRDFPREKWPITDDGRVRIDTEPLNLASIEAVAAGGTRVPSGTDVGHIHLEVTSLFAFEDFYVDTLGFEVQTTVPAAFFVSAGGYHHHIGANAWHNRTSPVSGRGLSWFEVVLPEAQALDTLRDRLAGSEFTVIETDQGITVEDPDEIEVRFRVET, from the coding sequence ATGACCACCCAAACCAACTCAGACGTACTCCCGCAGGGAACACGTATCGGACGGACAGCGCTTCGGGTCTCGGACCTCGAAGAACTCACCGAGTTCTATCAGGACGTCGTCGGTCTCAGCGTACAACACCGATCCGACACCAGCTCGATTCTCGGAGTTGACGAAACGCCACTTCTCATCTTAGAGGAGGATACAGATGCGCCGACGCGACAGCGAACGGGCGCGGGACTCTACCATAACGCGTTCAGAGTACCCTCGCGTGAGGCGCTCGGCGACGCGTTAGTTCGGGTCCGAGACCACTGGCAGCTCGGAGGTGCCTCCGACCATCTGGTCAGCGAAGCGCTCTACCTCACCGACCCGGAGGGCAACGGCGTCGAGATTTACCGCGACTTTCCACGTGAGAAGTGGCCCATCACTGACGATGGACGGGTCAGAATTGACACTGAGCCGCTTAATCTCGCCAGCATCGAAGCCGTCGCCGCAGGTGGCACCCGAGTACCGTCGGGAACGGATGTCGGACACATTCATCTCGAAGTCACCTCACTATTCGCGTTCGAAGATTTCTACGTGGACACCCTCGGATTCGAGGTTCAAACGACCGTTCCGGCCGCGTTCTTCGTGTCCGCCGGTGGGTACCACCACCACATCGGAGCCAACGCGTGGCATAATCGGACGAGCCCTGTCAGCGGCCGAGGATTGTCTTGGTTCGAGGTGGTTCTCCCGGAGGCGCAAGCGCTCGACACGCTTCGAGACCGACTTGCGGGCAGCGAGTTCACCGTGATTGAGACAGACCAGGGTATCACAGTCGAAGACCCCGATGAGATTGAAGTCCGGTTCCGAGTCGAGACCTAG